TCGTAGTTTTCTACGCGCGATTTTAGCATAGCTTTGGCGTGCAGTGGAATATCACTTCGCGTGAAAGCATCGCTAGCAGGGCTTAAGTCATCAGTATTTGTTTCGCCATCGATTTTTAGCACGGCTAGTTTGATTTCCTTTGGCAATTCGGGCTTATGCAAAAACCACTCGGCGTTTGCCCAAGATTCTAGCACTTCTTTGGCAAGTGGCAAAGAAGTGCTTTTCTCTGCGATAGTATCAAACGCATCATAAACTAAAAGCGTGTGCTTAAGAGAATTTGCCGCAGTTTTTGCGATATTTTCATCGCTAGATTCTAAGGCTTTTAGCAAAAACGGGACATTATACCCACCCAGCATTGTGCCTAGTAGTTTTGTGGCTAGCTCTGCATTTATGCTATCGCATTTTTTGCCCTCAATTATCTCTCCTAAAAACTGCGCTTTGATTTTTGCACCCTCATCGACACCGGGGCTTACGCGGTTGGTAAGCAAGTCTAGGGCAAAATCTTTATCTGCCTTGCTAGATGCAGAATCTAGCAAAATCTTAATCACTTCGCTGACTTCATTTGGCTTCAAAGGAAGTGGAGGGATTCCCTCTTTTGCTCGCTCTTGTGTGGCTTGGTTGTAAGTTGTGATAAATTGCATTGTTGCTCCTTTTTCATTATTCTAGTGTGTGTTAGATTATGCGAAATCTAACTTTTAGAATCCATAAGTATAGCAAATCTTATCCTAAGGCGAGTTAAAAAAATCTTTAACTTTTTGGCAAATGTGTAGAATCTATACAAACTAAATTGTGTAGCGATAAGGACAAAAATTTAATAATGTATATAAAATCTGCATAACATTTTTTAATGCACGATTTTTGTAGAAAAGTTTTATTTTTGCGCTTTTTTTTAAAAACAAAAAAGCATACAAATCAAGCAATAAAAATTAGGCAAAGAAAATTTAGACAGAAATTAAGCAGGAAAAATACAATCAAGCAGTCCCTCTATGTAAGCATTTTTATCAAATGCTAGTAAGTCCTCTTTTTTCTCCCCCACACCGATAAACTCTATGGGTAGTCCTAAAATATGCGCAATGCTAAAAATCACGCCACCCTTTGCGCTACCATCTAGCTTGGTAACGATAGCAAAATCTAGCTTAAGGGATTCTCCAAAGATTTTTGCTTGGTTTAGTGCAGAGCTACCTTGCGTGCCATCAAGGATTAGCACGCATTGACATTGTCCCCTTTTCACTCCGTCATTTTCTAGGGCTTTTTTTGATACGCGCAGGATTTTTTCTAGCTCGGCTTTTAGGTTTGCTTGGTTTGGTAGTCGCCCCGCTGTATCAATGATGATATGCTCTATGCCTTTTGCTAGCCCTGATTGAATCGTGCTAAAAGCAAGCGCACTTGGGTCGCTGCCCTCTTTTGTGGCTACTACACCTACTCCTAGTCGCTCTCCCCATAGCTTTAGCTGCTCGTTTGCTGCAGCGCGAAATGTATCTCCTGCACCCAAAAGAGTGGATTTTCCTTGCGCAAGTGAGTGGGCAGCTAGCTTTGCTATGGTGGTGGTTTTGCCCGCACCATTTACGCCGATGATGAGGCTTACTAGAGGGTTTTGGGGAGTAGATTGTTTTATCCTTGTGGCAAAATCATCGTTGCTTTCCTCGTTTTCTGTGCTTTCTTTTTGCTCATTTTTCTTTGCATTTTGGCTTTTTAGAATCACTTCAAATTCTCTTTTTAGCTCCTCTCTAGTGATTTTGCTAGGGAGGTGTGATAGGATTTGTTCAATGATTTCATAGTCTATGTCGCATTCAATTAGCACTTCTTCTAGGGTATTTTTTTGTATAGAGTTGCTAGAATCTTTTGCGACAAGCGAAGCGATATTTTGCGCGGTTTTATGTAGAAATGTAAGCATTGCAATCCTCTTTGGATTTTGATAGGTGGGTAATCATCTGTTTTGTGATAAAAGCTAGCGGGCAAGCGAGGCAATATCGCTTGAAAAAATCTCTTCTGGGATAATCCCCTCATAGTCTTGGTAAAATATCTGTGCTTTATCAAAAAGCACAAAGTAGGGCAGGGCAGGGATTTTTGGGGTTGTTGGCTGAAGTTTTTGAGATTCGCTTAAATTACTTGATTCTTTAGAATCGTTAGAATCATTAGCTTTTGCAGGTTGTGCGTTTTTTTGTGTCGCTTTGGATTCTATGGGATTTATAAAACTATTCATTGATTTTAGCTCATTTTGGACGCGCACAAATTTGTTTTCTATAAGCAGTGTTAAAAGTTCGCTATTTTGGCTAGATTTTGGGTTTAGCAGAGCAAAATCAATCGTATATCTTTTTTGCAATGCTACTAAGTCTTTTTCATCGATTTTGCGTGATAGCACAGCGACAATCATCGCTTTGGATTCTGCATCTAAGTGGTTTAGATGCTCATAATACCTTGCGCAATCCTCACAATCTGCATCTACAAAAACAAGCATAATAATGCGGTTTTGTGTCTTGCCATTTTTTTGGAGGATTAGCTTTTCTTTTAGGGATTTGGGATTTGCAATGGTTTTACTCGTGGGTAAGTTGTCCTTATTTGCAGAAGTGTCATCTGTGGTGCTACTAGGCAAAAGTGGCGTTTCTATGGTAATCTCATAGCTAGAATCTAGCGAAGTGTAGCTAAAACTTTTTTGGCTTATTTCTTTGTCTTTACAGCCTACAAAGAAAGCGCAAAATCCAACATTTAGTATCAAAAAAGTGTTTTTTATGTTTTTATACATTGTTTTTATTTCTCCTAACTTTTGTTTTTTGCTCTCTCTATTTTTTTTGATTTTTTATTTATGTCGTTTTTTGTCGCTTTTTCATTTTCCCGATTATATTGCAAAATCCTTTTACCACAAATTCTTTAAGAATCAAAAATCACTTAAAAATCTTGCCTTGACTTAAAAAACCTAGTGGGCAAATTCTACTGCCCTCACTTCGCGTATCACGCTTACTTTGACTTCGCCGGGATAGTTTAGATTTTTCTCTATTTCTTTGGCTATATCTTTTGCAAGCACTATGCTTTGAGAATCGTTTATCACATCTGCGCGCACTATCACTCGTAGTTCTCTACCCGCATTTATCGCATAAGCCTGCTTTACGCCTAGTTTGTCATTAGCGATTTTTTCTAAGTCTTGCATACGATTTAGGAAGCTCTCTAGCACCTCCCTCCTAGCTCCCGGACGAGCTGCAGAGAGTGTATCTGCTGCGCACACCGCTGCTGCTTCTACACTCTCAAATGGCTCATTTCCGTGGTGGCTCATTATCGCATTTATCACTACGGGGTGTTCTTTGTATCGTCTGCATACTTCCGCGCCCAAAGTTACGTGATTGCCACCACCATTTTCGATAGTGAGTGCTTTGCCTATGTCGTGGAGTAGTCCTGCGCGTCTTGCTAGCTTCTCATCGCCACCAAGCTGTGCGGCGATGATGCCTGCTAGGTTTGCTGTCTGTATAGAATGCCCCAAAGCATTTTGCCCGAAGCTCGCTCGGTAGCGTAGCTTGCCAATAAGCCTTATAATCTCTGGATGCATATAGTCAAGCCCCAAATCAAGCACCACGCTTTTGCCCTCCTCTTGCACTTCAGCGTCCATTTGCGCTTCGATTCGCTCATAGACTTCCTCAATTTTGGCGGGGTGGATTCTGCCGTCTTCTACAAGAGTGTTTATGGTTTTTACTGCAATGGTTCTGCGGTAGAGATTAAAGCTGCTTAATATAATCGTAGCTGGCGTATCATCGATGATGACATCTACGCCACTTTTTAGCTCTAGGGCTTTGATATTGCGCCCCTCCTTGCCTATGATTCTGCCTTTCATCTCATCATCTGGCAGTGTTATGACATTGATAAGTCGCTCGGAGGCAAACTCGCCCGCATAGCGCGTGGTGGCTTGAGCTAGGATAAAGTTTGCGATTTTTGCAGCTTCTTCTTTTGCTTCCTTTTCGTATCGGCGGATAAGATGTGCTTTATCATCTATTAGCTCATCTTCTAGGTTTTTTAGAAGCATTTGCCTTGCTTCCTCTTTGGTAAGGCCTGTGTAGTGGCTAAGAGTTTTATTTAGCTCCTCAATTTTTTCAAGGTATTGTTGCTGGATTTTTAGCTGGCTATCTTTTTGGAGGGATAGATTGTTTAGCTCTAAAGTGATTTTTTCTTTTTCTTTTTTTAAGTCAGCTGTCTCACGCTCTAGCCTATCTTTTAGTCGATTTTCTTTGCACTCAAACTCATAAGCCTTGCGCTTTAGTTCCTCATTCATACTATGGACTTTGCTTTTGTATTCTTGCTCAAGCTGGAGCTCACGCTCCTTTGCCAAAAACTTTTGCTTATCAAGCAGAGCTTGCGCTTCTAGCTCGATAGCACGGGCTTTTGCTTTTGCTTGAGTGAGTAGATGAGTAGAATCCAAGCTAGCGATTTTTCGGCAGATAAAAAATACCACCGCCCCTACTAGCACCCCGAAACCTAAAAAACTTATAAGAATTGTCCAAGACATTATAAAAACCTTTTTTTTGTGATTTTGCAAATTTATAGCTTAAATACATATCTGCCCTAATGTCGAAATCCTCGCACAAAGGGAGTTTGGAAATGTATAGATTTTGGCTTACAAATACTTTACATATTTTTTGTGTTTTGCACATTTTGTGCTTAGGCTGTTGTTTGGGTAGGCTTGCAAATACCCTATCATACATTCCTTTTCCCATACCGATTCGTGCATAAAATTTATCAATCCCAAGTGCTGGGATAAGCGCGAAATCAATGCGATTTGGCACATAAGAGCTAAGGTGTGGCTCAAAAATCCCTAATGTATTTTTTACTAAAGGCAAGCGATATAATAACATTTTAAAGTTAAGTCCCTTTATAGTTGGCAAAAAAATTCGTTTATTTTTGTTTTTTTTAAGTTTTTTAAGGAGTGGGAGGATATTTGCTTCAAAAGGCAGTGGGTAAAAAAGCAGTATATTTTTAAATCGTTTTTGGGACAAAATCTTTTCTAGCAATGAATTTAAGTGGCGATGAGAATATGAAATAGGACGAGAATCTGCACAAAATCTAGAGTAACTAGAATCTGTGCTAGAGTCTTTGCAAAAATGCTCGTTGGATTTTGGACTAGATTTTTTAGCAGATTTGGTGCTAGATTTTATCCTAGATTTTAGGTTGGACTTTATCGCCTCTCTAAAGCTATATTTTGTGCTAAAAGAGCAAGATTCTAGCGTGCAAAATGGCAGATTTTGTGCGGGCAAATTTTTTGCGTAGAGATTTGATTTTTGCACTTTTTGCGCTACCTGCTCTACTTGTATAGCTTGATTTTGCATCGCTTGATTTTGTGCTACTAGATTTTATGAGTTTTTGGCTTCTTTAGATTGCTTAGTAGATTCCTCGATTTTTATCACCTTTAGCCGTTTGATTCTCGCGCCGTCCATTTCTAGCACGACAAATTCTATCCCCTCTTGCTTGATAGTATCGCCCACCATAGGCAGTCGTCCAAGTAGATTAAACACATAGCCACCGATAGTTACTTGCTCTAGCTCTCCTTGAAACTCTATCCCCATAAGCTCCTCCACACTTTCCAAATCAAGCATACCATTGACTTCATACACGCCATCACTTATGCGCTTTGATTCTTGGTTTTTCATATCGTGTTCATCGGTTACATCGCCCATCACTTCCTCT
This genomic stretch from Helicobacter macacae MIT 99-5501 harbors:
- the ftsY gene encoding signal recognition particle-docking protein FtsY, which produces MLTFLHKTAQNIASLVAKDSSNSIQKNTLEEVLIECDIDYEIIEQILSHLPSKITREELKREFEVILKSQNAKKNEQKESTENEESNDDFATRIKQSTPQNPLVSLIIGVNGAGKTTTIAKLAAHSLAQGKSTLLGAGDTFRAAANEQLKLWGERLGVGVVATKEGSDPSALAFSTIQSGLAKGIEHIIIDTAGRLPNQANLKAELEKILRVSKKALENDGVKRGQCQCVLILDGTQGSSALNQAKIFGESLKLDFAIVTKLDGSAKGGVIFSIAHILGLPIEFIGVGEKKEDLLAFDKNAYIEGLLDCIFPA
- the rny gene encoding ribonuclease Y — encoded protein: MSWTILISFLGFGVLVGAVVFFICRKIASLDSTHLLTQAKAKARAIELEAQALLDKQKFLAKERELQLEQEYKSKVHSMNEELKRKAYEFECKENRLKDRLERETADLKKEKEKITLELNNLSLQKDSQLKIQQQYLEKIEELNKTLSHYTGLTKEEARQMLLKNLEDELIDDKAHLIRRYEKEAKEEAAKIANFILAQATTRYAGEFASERLINVITLPDDEMKGRIIGKEGRNIKALELKSGVDVIIDDTPATIILSSFNLYRRTIAVKTINTLVEDGRIHPAKIEEVYERIEAQMDAEVQEEGKSVVLDLGLDYMHPEIIRLIGKLRYRASFGQNALGHSIQTANLAGIIAAQLGGDEKLARRAGLLHDIGKALTIENGGGNHVTLGAEVCRRYKEHPVVINAIMSHHGNEPFESVEAAAVCAADTLSAARPGARREVLESFLNRMQDLEKIANDKLGVKQAYAINAGRELRVIVRADVINDSQSIVLAKDIAKEIEKNLNYPGEVKVSVIREVRAVEFAH
- a CDS encoding 5-formyltetrahydrofolate cyclo-ligase; this encodes MQNQAIQVEQVAQKVQKSNLYAKNLPAQNLPFCTLESCSFSTKYSFREAIKSNLKSRIKSSTKSAKKSSPKSNEHFCKDSSTDSSYSRFCADSRPISYSHRHLNSLLEKILSQKRFKNILLFYPLPFEANILPLLKKLKKNKNKRIFLPTIKGLNFKMLLYRLPLVKNTLGIFEPHLSSYVPNRIDFALIPALGIDKFYARIGMGKGMYDRVFASLPKQQPKHKMCKTQKICKVFVSQNLYISKLPLCEDFDIRADMYLSYKFAKSQKKGFYNVLDNSYKFFRFRGASRGGGIFYLPKNR